The genomic segment CATGAGGCCGAATGGCTTCTTACCCTGGTAGCAGTAGCTCTAGGTATGGTCGCTATGATTGTCGGCTGGCGGCAACACCGCTCATTTCGAGTTGCCGGAGTGCTTGCTATCGGCATTGTGGGGTTACTGGTTTCCCGCGGACTTGAGATGGGTTCTGACCATCACGACAGCCACGATGAGGTTCATCATGCTCAGGTCGAGGAAGCATCATCGCAGTCGAATGAGGGCGATGACCACGAAGAAGAAAAGCAGGTCGAGGGTGAAGAGCACCACGTCAGCACCGAGGAGGGTGATTCAGGTCACCTAGTGGGGGCTTCCGTTGGCGTATTGGCAGGATTACTCCTCTTTCTTGGGCATATTCTCAATATCCGAATGGTACGGAAGTGTCTGAATTCGTGCTGCCCATAAGCCTAGACTGGTTAATCATCGGAGGCGGGATTCACGGGGTGCATATTGCTGCGAGCTTGATTGGGGAAGCGGGGGTTGCAGCTGAGAAGGTTTGTATTGTGGACCCAGCAGCACGCTTACTCGACCGTTGGAGAAGCTGCACCGATACCACCGGTATGACGCATCTACGTTCACCCTCGGTACATCACCTCGATATTGATCCTTGGTCTCTTCAGCACTTCGCGAGAAAGGGAAAGCGAAGGAAGCGGGGATTACTGGTAGGGCAGTACGGTAGACCTGCTCTCACTCTCTTTAATTCACATTGCGACAAGGTCGTGGAGACTTTTGGACTTTCAGAGTTACATATCCAAGACCGAGCCGTCACAATTCGGGTTGAATGCGATGGTGTAAGGGTTGAGCTAGCCAGCGGTTCCGAGTTGATAGCTCGTAACCTTGTGCTGGCGATAGGTGCCGGGGACCAGCCCAATTGGCCCGAGTGGGCGCCTCAAGATCATGATTGTGTCCACCATATTTTTGAGCCGGGTTTCGATGCCTGGCCGACAGAACCCGAGACTGTAGCCGTTGTTGGTGGCGGTATTTCCTCGGCGCAAGTTTCAATTCGCCTTGTTGAAGAAGGGCATAAGGTTTATCTCATTTCGCGCCATTCGCTTCGAGAACACATTTTTGACAGCGATCCGGGTTGGCTGGGTCCAAGAAATATGCATGGTTTCAGGCGAGTACGGGATTTTAACCGTCGCCGAGTATTGATTGACGATGCTCGCCATCGCGGTTCTATGCCTCCGGGAGTGCGTCATGCGGTCCGCCGAGCGATGATGAATAAGCAATTACGTTGGCATGAAGATGTCGTCGAGAGCATTGATATTCAGGACAATAATTTGAAACTGAAACTCGGCACCCAAGAACATTTGGAGGTGCATCGCGTGCTCCTGGCCACTGGGTTTTCCTCTAAGCGTCCAGGCGGAGCGCTGGTTGACGGGTTGATTGCATCCTCTTCGCTACCCTGCGCCGAATGCGGCTATCCCGTGGTGGATACGGATCTGAGATGGCACCCTAATGTTTATGTCTCAGGCCCCTTAGCTGAGCTTGAGCTGGGCCCTGTTTCCCGAAATATAGCTGGAGCGCGAAGAGCCGCGACACGCTTAGTTGATAGTCTCCGTACCGCTCGGGCATAGTCAAAGAAGGCGTCGAACGGCTATTCTTTATGCACTACTCTCATATCGTGGGTTTGCGCAGTTCTTGGCCACCTTAAATCTCACAAAGTTATGGGGAATTGGTATTTTGCGAAGGTGGCGACATAATTGTCGTCAATTGAGAACGGAGGGATGCGAACTGTGATCCTGTTGGATTGTGCATATCCGAAATCTTGGAAAAGAGAGTGTTGGTGATGGTGATATTATCACCTTTTCGAAGTTTCAGTTTGTTAGCTGTAAATCTCATGACAATCACATTGTGACCAACAAGGTGTTTTGAGGACTCAAGCTTGAGAGGTAGTTTCTGGCCGTTATGACTGATTGTATAAAAATTCTCAAAAAAGGACTCGACCACTTTTTTTGTCTTCTTTTTTGATGGTCGATGGGTCAATGCCTTTGAGCATCGATTTGTTAAGACTTCTTTCAAAGTCATCACGAAAAACCTTGCACTCCATACGTGAACTCTTCGTCTCAGGGTCGTATTCCACCAATGACGCGGTTAGTTTTAGTGGATGGCTTAGGGATTCTTGCGGGGCGATAAGTAGGGATAAGAAGACGAAAATCGCTGCGTTTCTCTGAGGCATCATCATGTTGTCTCGGCTCCTAATCAACATTTTATTAGATTGTAATTGGTTCATCCTCATTCCCTTTAAGGCCAACGAAGGCTTATTGATAAAACCCAAATTCGGTGCCAAGCCGAACAAACATCTGGCGCCCCGGCTCATCGGAAAAATAGCGTAAAAGGCTAGTGTAGTCCCTGTATCGATGATTGAGGATATTCTGCATTTCAACGCTAAAGAGATAGCGCCCCTCACCGATGTAAAAGACAGTACTGGCTCTCGCACCAAATAATGCATAGCCGTCGGGCACAGGTGCAAAATCGCTATCAGGGGAAACGTTATGCTGGGATGCTACTAAAGTAGCATTTACCGATACCTGGGAATCTTCTATCCATTCAAAATCTGGAAGCAGGTATGTGATTTCTGCGCGCAACTGGTCCGGTGGAATAAATATCAAGAATTCATTGTTTTGAGTGTTTCTTGCGTGCACAAGAGAGCCTTGCAGCGCTAAATCGAACGAACCAAGTTGGACCAACGCATCGGCATCTACTCCGTAAAAGACGGCATTGATAGGGTCGTACGAAAAGCGGGGGAAGCGTCCCTGAATGAGCACATCGGTACGAATGGTTCCATCATCTCTGAGTTCAGGTGAGAGGTAGATATAATCATCGATAAGGCTGCCGTAAATCGAGACTTCACTTTGAAAGATTGACCAATCGGCTTTGAGGGTAGCGCTTGCACTCCAACTTGTTTCAGCTTTTAGGGTATGGTTTCCCCGGGCCATCACTGGAAAAGAAGGTGAGGTTCCGTTGAGGTATTGTTCATTAATGGTGGGGGCTCTTGTTGCACTTGATAGATCGATCTTGGCTCTAACACCTGATGCGATATCGACCATTCCTCCAAGTGAAAAGGTTACAGCATTGAACGACGAGTCACATCTGGAGAAGTCCTCTCCGATGTTACAGGTTTCGGAGTCGATTCGTTCTTCACGCACAAGGCTCTGAAAAGTCTTTTTGGGAAGATAAGCATGGCGCGTTGTGTGATCGAACCTTACACCTGCCTCGATTTCAAAGTCGTCGAATATAAATCGCTCAACAGCGAAGATACCTCCGCCCAAACCTCGAT from the Deltaproteobacteria bacterium genome contains:
- a CDS encoding MerC domain-containing protein yields the protein MSQKLDRFGAVASSLCALHCALCALLPAALSALGLGFLIGHEAEWLLTLVAVALGMVAMIVGWRQHRSFRVAGVLAIGIVGLLVSRGLEMGSDHHDSHDEVHHAQVEEASSQSNEGDDHEEEKQVEGEEHHVSTEEGDSGHLVGASVGVLAGLLLFLGHILNIRMVRKCLNSCCP
- a CDS encoding NAD(P)-binding domain-containing protein, with the translated sequence MSEFVLPISLDWLIIGGGIHGVHIAASLIGEAGVAAEKVCIVDPAARLLDRWRSCTDTTGMTHLRSPSVHHLDIDPWSLQHFARKGKRRKRGLLVGQYGRPALTLFNSHCDKVVETFGLSELHIQDRAVTIRVECDGVRVELASGSELIARNLVLAIGAGDQPNWPEWAPQDHDCVHHIFEPGFDAWPTEPETVAVVGGGISSAQVSIRLVEEGHKVYLISRHSLREHIFDSDPGWLGPRNMHGFRRVRDFNRRRVLIDDARHRGSMPPGVRHAVRRAMMNKQLRWHEDVVESIDIQDNNLKLKLGTQEHLEVHRVLLATGFSSKRPGGALVDGLIASSSLPCAECGYPVVDTDLRWHPNVYVSGPLAELELGPVSRNIAGARRAATRLVDSLRTARA